The genomic DNA GGCCCGATTCGAACCATTCTGGCATCGTCACGTGCCGACCAATGACGGTGGTATCGCCTTGGGTCAGATTTTCGCCGCCGCCGGGAATTTTAAATGGGAGCCATAAAATGTGTCTGGCAGTGCCGGGTAGAATTATAGAAATAAATGACGCCGCCGATTCCCTCCATCGCGTCGCCAAAGTCAGTTTTGGCGGAACTATTCGGGAAATCAATCTTGCCTGTGTCCCCGAGGCGCAGATTGGCGACTATATTTTGGCTCATGTCGGCATCGCCCTGAATGTAGTCGATGCCGAAGAAGCGGAAAAAGTCTTTGATTACCTGCGCCAGATGGATGACGCCTCCGGGACGAAAGAGGAAGCGCTTTGAAATATCTCGATGAATATCGCAATCCCCGTCTGGCGTCAAAGATGCTGGAGAGAATAGCCGAGAAGACGAGCCGTCGCTGGACGATTATGGAAATCTGCGGAGGCCAGACCCATACTATTATAAGGTCCGGAATCGACCGGCTCCTGCCGGACAAAATCACCATCCTGCATGGACCCGGCTGCCCGGTCTGTGTCACTCCGGTTCATATTGTCGATAAGGCTCTGGAGCTGGCGTCCCAACCCAATCTGATTTTCTGCACTTTCGGCGACATGATGCGCGTCCCCGGCTCTACGGCAGACTTGTTGTCCGTGAAAGCCAGTGGCAGCGACATTCGGATAGTCTATTCCCCTCTCGATGCCGTTCAGATTGCTCGAGACAACCGCCAAAAAGAGATAGTCTTTTTTGCGGTCGGATTTGAGACGACCGCCCCGGCAAATGGCATGGCGGTGCTGCAGGCATATGAAGAAAACCTCGAAAACTTCTCCCTGCTGGTTTCCCAGGTTCTGGTGCCTCCTGCTATCGAGGCGATTCTATCCGCGCCGGAGAACCGGGTGAACGGCTTTCTTGCCGCCGGACATGTCTGCACTGTTATGGGGTATCATGAGTATATGCCCCTTGCGGAAAAATTTCGCGTGCCGATAGTCGTGACCGGCTTTGAGCCGCTCGACATTCTTCAGGGTATAGAGATGCTGATTGCTCAACTCGAAAAGGGAACCTGCCGGGTTGAAAATCAGTACCGACGAGCCGTAACCGAAGACGGTAATCTTCACGCGCAACGTGTGCTGTCTGAGCTGTTTGACGTCACTGACCGCATCTGGCGCGGCATCGGCATGATTCCGCGAAGCGGTTTGACATTGAAAGAAAAGTATCGCCGCTTTGATGCTGAAGTCCGCTTTGGGCTGGGCGACGGTGTCGTCTCCGAATCCTCGGAGTGTGTCAGCGGTCTCATCCTGCAAGGCGCCAGAAATCCGTTTGATTGCCCCGCTTTCGGCATTCGCTGCACTCCCGAAAAGCCGCTCGGAGCCACTATGGTTTCCTCGGAAGGCGCTTGCGCCGCTTACTACCGCTACCGAGCGAAGACCCTCGAAAGAACGGGGTGATTATGTCAGATGACCCGAAAGATAACTTTCGCTGTCCTCTTCCCATCAGCGACTACCCCTCAATCCTTGTCGCTCATGGCGGCGGCGGAAAATTAATGCATCAGCTCCTGGAAAAAATGATTCTGCCGACATTTTCTTCCGACTTCTCAAATAACTTGCACGACAGCGCCGTTTTCGAAATTGCCGGTACGCGCCTGGCTATCACGACAGACTCATATGTAGTGCGACCGATTCAATTCCCCGGGGGCGACATCGGAACTCTGGCAATAAACGGCACCATCAACGACCTCGCCATGAGCGGCGCCCGACCGCTATACCTGAGCGCCGGATTGATTCTTGAAGAAGGGTTGCCAATGAAGACTCTCTGGCAGATTCTGCAATCAATGAAACAGGCGGCTGATATCGCCGGAGTAAAGTTGATAACCGGCGATACCAAAGTCGTTGACCGAGGAAAGGGCGACGGCATCTATATCAATACCTCCGGCGTTGGAATTATTGAGCATTCTCTCAAGATTGAGCCGCGCTCGGTGGTCGCAGGTGATGCCGTCCTGGTCAACGGTGACCTCGGCCGCCACGGCATTGCTATAATGGCAACGCGGGAAGGACTTTCGCTTGAAACCAGAATCGAAAGCGATTGCGCCCCTCTCTGGAGCAGTGTGCAGTCGCTGCTTTCCGCGGGAATCGATATCCATTGCCTGCGCGACCTGACCCGCGGAGGATTGGCAAGCGCCCTGGTCGAAATCGCCGAAACCGCAAATCTACATATAGAAATAGAAGAATCTCATCTGCCGGTGCGTGAAGATGTCAGGGGGGCATGCGAAATCCTTGGCTTGGACCCGGTTTATGTCGCTAATGAGGGACGATTCGTAATTTTTCTCCCGGATTCGCAGGTCAGCCGGGCAATCGAGATTCTTTCCCGTACTGTCTCCGGTTTTACTCCGGTAAGAATCGGTTCTGTTCTGAATGGAGACCGCTTTTCGGTTACGGTGAAATCAACTCTGGGGGTGGCGCGGCTCCTCGATATGTTTAGCGGCGAACAGCTTCCCCGCATCTGTTAACTGCTTCAGTTCCGGCAGCGCTCTCGACAACTTTCATGATTTAATTCCTCTTGATTTTGAGACTTAATACTCTATATTAAAATCGAACGCTAATCACTTCCCCAACATACCGGTCATGCCGGGGA from Candidatus Zixiibacteriota bacterium includes the following:
- a CDS encoding HypC/HybG/HupF family hydrogenase formation chaperone; translated protein: MCLAVPGRIIEINDAADSLHRVAKVSFGGTIREINLACVPEAQIGDYILAHVGIALNVVDAEEAEKVFDYLRQMDDASGTKEEAL
- the hypD gene encoding hydrogenase formation protein HypD; this translates as MKYLDEYRNPRLASKMLERIAEKTSRRWTIMEICGGQTHTIIRSGIDRLLPDKITILHGPGCPVCVTPVHIVDKALELASQPNLIFCTFGDMMRVPGSTADLLSVKASGSDIRIVYSPLDAVQIARDNRQKEIVFFAVGFETTAPANGMAVLQAYEENLENFSLLVSQVLVPPAIEAILSAPENRVNGFLAAGHVCTVMGYHEYMPLAEKFRVPIVVTGFEPLDILQGIEMLIAQLEKGTCRVENQYRRAVTEDGNLHAQRVLSELFDVTDRIWRGIGMIPRSGLTLKEKYRRFDAEVRFGLGDGVVSESSECVSGLILQGARNPFDCPAFGIRCTPEKPLGATMVSSEGACAAYYRYRAKTLERTG
- the hypE gene encoding hydrogenase expression/formation protein HypE, whose translation is MSDDPKDNFRCPLPISDYPSILVAHGGGGKLMHQLLEKMILPTFSSDFSNNLHDSAVFEIAGTRLAITTDSYVVRPIQFPGGDIGTLAINGTINDLAMSGARPLYLSAGLILEEGLPMKTLWQILQSMKQAADIAGVKLITGDTKVVDRGKGDGIYINTSGVGIIEHSLKIEPRSVVAGDAVLVNGDLGRHGIAIMATREGLSLETRIESDCAPLWSSVQSLLSAGIDIHCLRDLTRGGLASALVEIAETANLHIEIEESHLPVREDVRGACEILGLDPVYVANEGRFVIFLPDSQVSRAIEILSRTVSGFTPVRIGSVLNGDRFSVTVKSTLGVARLLDMFSGEQLPRIC